The following proteins are encoded in a genomic region of Candidatus Binatia bacterium:
- a CDS encoding sialate O-acetylesterase translates to MTTGIKLLVTLVAISATATQAIATDFHLYFLGGQSNMEGHGSIQDLPAALAVPQPEVMIFHGNPAPDGSSAGGNGIWAGLRPGHGHGFRSNGSANQYSDRFGMELTFARTIAERFPKRRIAILKYANGGTSLDPAAAKKFGCWDPALEQSGQFDYFLKALAQAKSDKDIDGDAKPDRLIPAGIAWMQGESDANHSPEIANRYPENLDRFLKSVRRSLGNKNLDIAIGRVSPSQLPHLFWKHLDTIRKAQGDFALQDENTTLITSSDDYGFSDFWHYDADGYIDLGRQFGNALADLELGRTTADHAP, encoded by the coding sequence ATGACCACAGGAATCAAGCTCCTGGTCACCCTCGTGGCCATTTCCGCGACGGCCACTCAGGCCATTGCCACCGACTTCCACCTCTATTTTCTCGGCGGCCAATCCAACATGGAAGGGCATGGATCAATCCAGGACCTGCCGGCGGCTCTCGCCGTGCCGCAACCCGAGGTCATGATCTTCCACGGCAACCCCGCACCGGATGGCTCATCCGCCGGCGGAAATGGTATTTGGGCCGGACTGAGACCCGGGCACGGTCATGGCTTTCGATCCAATGGCTCGGCAAACCAGTACTCCGATCGCTTCGGCATGGAATTGACCTTTGCTCGGACAATCGCAGAGCGCTTCCCCAAGCGACGAATCGCCATTCTCAAATATGCCAACGGCGGAACCTCTCTGGACCCCGCAGCGGCCAAGAAATTCGGATGCTGGGACCCTGCATTGGAACAGAGCGGCCAATTTGACTACTTCCTCAAGGCGCTGGCGCAGGCCAAATCCGACAAGGACATCGACGGCGACGCCAAGCCAGACAGACTGATCCCTGCGGGAATCGCCTGGATGCAGGGCGAAAGCGATGCCAACCATAGCCCCGAGATCGCCAATCGCTACCCCGAGAATCTGGACCGCTTTCTGAAAAGTGTTCGACGATCTCTGGGAAACAAGAATCTCGATATCGCGATCGGGCGCGTATCCCCCTCCCAACTTCCCCACCTTTTCTGGAAACACCTCGACACGATTCGAAAGGCCCAAGGCGATTTTGCACTTCAGGATGAGAATACGACCCTGATCACCAGCAGCGATGATTATGGATTCTCGGACTTCTGGCACTACGACGCAGACGGCTATATCGATCTCGGGCGCCAATTCGGGAATGCGTTGGCCGATCTGGAACTCGGTCGCACAACCGCAGACCACGCCCCCTGA